The following are encoded together in the Candidatus Flexicrinis proximus genome:
- the rfbD gene encoding dTDP-4-dehydrorhamnose reductase, producing the protein MSGKRILITGADGRLGSALTKLLEGGGDTVLPSDRDTLDVGDWTAVRHSITSAHPDIVINAAAYTDVDGCARDPELAYRINGVGAGNLAAAAYEIHAMMIQVSTNEVFDGKAAQPYRENDRPTPINPYGASKWAGEQAVMRANPNHQIVRTAWLFAHGGRNFIQAILGAATAGKPLRVVTDEIANPTYTGDLAEALLALASTGRPGTYHLVNAGAVSRYDFARYALDRAGHKSTPVQPITSADWPRASTPPLNCGLHNTAAAALGVTLRPWQEAVDAFLEREGLLVD; encoded by the coding sequence ATGAGCGGTAAGCGGATACTGATTACGGGCGCGGATGGCCGCTTGGGCAGCGCGCTGACGAAACTGCTGGAAGGTGGGGGCGATACGGTGCTGCCCAGCGACCGTGACACGCTCGATGTCGGCGATTGGACTGCCGTGCGCCATTCCATCACCAGCGCCCATCCCGATATCGTCATCAACGCCGCCGCCTATACGGACGTCGATGGCTGCGCGCGCGACCCGGAACTGGCCTATCGCATCAACGGCGTCGGCGCCGGTAATCTGGCCGCGGCCGCCTACGAAATCCACGCCATGATGATTCAGGTCAGCACCAATGAGGTGTTCGACGGCAAAGCCGCCCAGCCCTACCGCGAAAACGACCGCCCGACCCCCATCAACCCTTACGGCGCCAGCAAGTGGGCCGGCGAGCAGGCCGTTATGCGCGCCAACCCCAACCACCAGATCGTGCGGACTGCGTGGCTTTTCGCGCACGGTGGGCGCAACTTCATTCAGGCCATTCTCGGCGCGGCAACGGCGGGGAAACCGCTCCGTGTCGTGACCGACGAGATCGCCAACCCCACCTATACCGGCGATCTCGCTGAGGCGCTGCTCGCGTTGGCCTCTACTGGCCGCCCTGGCACCTACCATCTCGTCAACGCCGGGGCCGTCTCGCGCTATGACTTCGCCCGCTATGCGCTCGACCGCGCCGGTCATAAATCCACGCCGGTTCAGCCCATCACCTCCGCCGACTGGCCGCGCGCCTCGACCCCGCCGCTCAACTGCGGCCTCCACAACACCGCCGCCGCCGCGCTGGGCGTGACCCTCCGCCCCTGGCAGGAGGCCGTCGACGCCTTCCTGGAGCGCGAGGGCCTGCTGGTCGACTGA
- a CDS encoding glycosyltransferase family 4 protein → MHVAINAWFWNQPFAGSGQYVNRLVAALRLVRPDIALTLVMPPHIRQPENVPAGVNIHLTGGLRGKVGKVLFEQRGFPRALHQLKADIAHVPYWGPPLASPAPLVTSVLDVIPLVLKEYAGTAAAMLYTSLVTAAARGSSKIITLSHDSKADIVQHIGVEPERVVPIHLAVDESFHPTYGAEKDAAIKAKYDLPDRFVLYLGGFDVRKQVNELLLAYTYVMQAEGDDIPLVIAGREPEWGTSVFPDLRAYAEKLKLGDVVRWIGPPDDAEKPSVYRLAAAHVWPSKKEGFGLPVLESMASGTATIAWNVPVMQEIVGDGAYLVDSAREMAGAILAVLNQEPLRQSLINQGLAQSTRYSWRKAARETAAVYDEVMREPK, encoded by the coding sequence ATGCACGTCGCAATCAACGCGTGGTTCTGGAATCAGCCTTTCGCCGGCAGCGGCCAATACGTCAACCGCCTCGTCGCGGCCCTGCGTCTCGTACGCCCGGACATCGCCCTCACGCTGGTCATGCCGCCCCATATCCGCCAGCCGGAGAACGTCCCGGCCGGCGTCAATATCCACCTGACCGGCGGATTGCGCGGCAAGGTCGGCAAAGTGCTGTTCGAGCAGCGCGGGTTCCCGCGCGCCTTACACCAGCTCAAGGCCGATATCGCCCATGTCCCCTACTGGGGGCCGCCGCTCGCTTCTCCCGCGCCGCTGGTCACCTCCGTCCTTGACGTCATCCCGCTCGTCCTCAAGGAATATGCCGGCACCGCCGCCGCCATGCTCTATACCTCGCTGGTCACCGCCGCCGCCCGTGGATCTTCGAAGATCATCACCCTGAGCCACGACAGCAAGGCCGACATCGTCCAGCACATCGGCGTCGAGCCGGAGCGCGTCGTGCCGATCCACCTGGCCGTCGATGAATCCTTCCATCCCACCTATGGTGCCGAGAAGGATGCCGCCATCAAGGCGAAATACGATCTGCCTGACCGCTTTGTCCTCTATTTAGGGGGGTTCGACGTCCGTAAACAGGTCAACGAACTCCTCCTCGCATATACTTATGTGATGCAGGCAGAAGGCGATGACATTCCGCTGGTCATCGCTGGCAGGGAGCCGGAATGGGGGACGAGTGTCTTCCCCGATCTGCGCGCCTATGCCGAAAAACTCAAGCTGGGCGATGTCGTGCGCTGGATCGGCCCGCCTGACGACGCCGAGAAGCCTTCGGTTTACCGGTTGGCCGCCGCCCATGTCTGGCCCAGCAAAAAGGAAGGCTTCGGCCTGCCCGTGCTAGAATCGATGGCATCCGGGACCGCCACCATCGCCTGGAACGTGCCGGTGATGCAGGAAATTGTCGGCGACGGCGCGTATCTGGTTGACTCGGCGCGTGAAATGGCCGGTGCGATCCTGGCCGTCCTCAATCAGGAACCGCTGCGCCAATCGCTGATTAATCAGGGGCTGGCCCAGTCGACGCGCTATAGTTGGCGTAAGGCCGCCCGCGAAACAGCAGCAGTCTATGACGAGGTAATGCGTGAACCGAAGTAA
- a CDS encoding pentapeptide repeat-containing protein, with protein MNLIPEFIGIVFTVFVLNRLDANREDRLIRERLLREMHSRYNPVALQAIEELRVLGYLEKGIMRGRDFRGSNWQEANLYQADLRGANLKNADLKNADLYEANLQDAIISDDQLRLAKTMRRCTMPDGQKYDGRFNLWWDRELMRRDNFNAADPASAAAYYEVPVESYVASQAAEGARISKG; from the coding sequence ATGAACCTCATCCCGGAATTCATCGGGATTGTCTTTACCGTGTTCGTCCTCAATCGGCTGGATGCCAACCGCGAAGACCGCCTGATCCGCGAACGACTCCTGCGTGAAATGCACAGCCGCTATAACCCCGTCGCCCTGCAGGCCATCGAAGAGCTGCGCGTGCTGGGCTATCTGGAGAAAGGCATCATGCGTGGGCGCGACTTCCGCGGTTCCAACTGGCAGGAGGCCAACCTGTATCAGGCCGACCTGCGCGGCGCGAACCTCAAGAACGCCGACCTCAAGAACGCCGACCTTTACGAGGCCAACCTGCAGGATGCCATCATCAGCGATGATCAGCTTCGCCTGGCCAAGACCATGCGCCGCTGCACCATGCCAGACGGCCAGAAATACGATGGCCGCTTCAACCTGTGGTGGGATCGCGAACTGATGCGCCGCGACAACTTCAACGCTGCCGACCCCGCCAGCGCCGCTGCCTATTACGAAGTCCCGGTCGAGTCGTATGTCGCCAGCCAGGCCGCCGAAGGGGCACGAATTTCCAAAGGCTAG
- a CDS encoding PIG-L family deacetylase, whose amino-acid sequence MTEIPSETAESNVTPEPVKLETYVPPRALFIVAHADDIEFGAAGTATLWTAAGSQITYCIVTDNGSGTDDPEMTRERLVQLREEEQRAAAAMCGVTDVIFMGYPDGTIVPSLDLRRDLVRVIRRVKPDVLITMDPTLMFTPSNDYINHPDHRAVCQTVLDAVFPAAGNRMIFPELLAEGLPPHKVTYVYLMFSENLTLTIDTTTTFDNKIEALKQHKSQINPDELAGFVGQWDKVLGEKAGYAYGEGYRVIKIN is encoded by the coding sequence ATGACAGAGATCCCATCCGAAACGGCGGAGAGCAATGTGACGCCCGAACCAGTAAAACTAGAGACGTATGTACCGCCGCGGGCGCTGTTTATCGTCGCCCATGCCGACGACATCGAATTCGGCGCCGCCGGGACGGCGACGCTCTGGACGGCGGCGGGAAGCCAGATCACCTACTGCATCGTGACGGATAACGGGAGCGGCACGGACGACCCGGAGATGACGCGCGAACGGCTGGTGCAGCTCCGCGAGGAAGAACAGCGGGCAGCAGCGGCGATGTGCGGCGTGACCGACGTGATTTTCATGGGCTACCCGGACGGGACGATCGTGCCGAGCCTCGACCTGCGGCGCGATCTGGTGCGGGTGATCCGGCGCGTCAAACCGGACGTGCTGATCACGATGGATCCGACGCTGATGTTCACGCCGTCAAACGATTACATCAACCACCCCGACCACCGCGCGGTGTGCCAGACCGTGCTGGACGCGGTGTTCCCGGCGGCGGGCAACCGGATGATCTTCCCGGAACTGCTGGCGGAAGGGCTGCCGCCGCACAAAGTGACCTATGTGTACCTGATGTTCTCGGAGAACCTGACTCTGACGATCGACACGACGACGACATTCGACAATAAGATCGAAGCGCTAAAACAGCACAAGTCGCAGATCAACCCCGACGAGCTGGCCGGGTTCGTAGGCCAATGGGACAAAGTCCTCGGCGAAAAAGCAGGCTACGCCTACGGCGAAGGCTACCGCGTCATCAAGATCAACTAA
- a CDS encoding DUF2817 domain-containing protein, producing the protein MISRHAAAKTTFFIILLFTSACQSLIDPDSQQMPTLMVLPSLTPAETPLLATRAVRAVPSLPPTSTQPPATSTPLPPTSTQPPTSTQPPATEPPSAEPQPSETALAPALYSEFVFGASVEGRDLRGYRLGTGSRILLLVGAVHGGFEANSAALIEQLAAHFRDHPSDILPDITLLLIPVLNPDGLARGRTLEGRFNANAVDLNRNWSCGWSPVAYFRDQTVSAGASAFSEPETQALSALIQTVQPSAALFYHAAASGVFGGDCGGDFGSAGLTETYGRAAEYDFGSDFSAYPVTGTAPAWVNSLGIPAADVELASSTEIEFERNLRGVMAVQYWLTEAQ; encoded by the coding sequence GTGATTTCCAGACATGCTGCCGCAAAAACTACATTCTTCATAATACTTCTCTTCACGTCGGCCTGCCAATCGCTTATCGATCCAGACTCGCAGCAGATGCCGACTTTAATGGTTCTGCCTTCGCTGACCCCCGCCGAAACGCCGCTGCTGGCGACTCGCGCCGTCCGCGCCGTCCCTTCGCTGCCGCCGACCAGCACCCAGCCTCCAGCGACCAGCACCCCGCTTCCACCGACCAGCACCCAGCCGCCGACCAGCACCCAACCGCCAGCCACCGAGCCACCCTCTGCCGAGCCGCAGCCATCGGAGACGGCGCTTGCCCCGGCGCTCTACTCCGAGTTCGTTTTCGGCGCCTCGGTCGAAGGCCGCGACCTGCGCGGCTATCGTCTCGGCACCGGCTCGCGGATCCTGCTGCTGGTCGGCGCGGTTCACGGCGGCTTCGAGGCCAACTCCGCCGCCCTGATCGAGCAGTTGGCCGCGCACTTCCGTGACCATCCCTCCGATATCCTGCCGGACATCACCCTTCTGCTCATCCCCGTCCTCAATCCCGATGGCCTTGCTCGCGGCCGCACGCTTGAGGGGCGCTTCAACGCCAACGCCGTCGACCTCAACCGCAATTGGTCCTGCGGCTGGTCGCCCGTCGCCTATTTCCGCGATCAGACTGTCAGCGCAGGCGCCTCGGCCTTCAGCGAGCCGGAAACACAGGCGCTCTCCGCCCTGATCCAGACCGTGCAGCCCTCCGCCGCCCTGTTCTATCATGCTGCCGCGTCGGGCGTGTTTGGCGGTGACTGCGGCGGTGATTTCGGCAGCGCCGGCCTGACCGAGACCTATGGCCGCGCCGCGGAGTACGACTTCGGCAGCGACTTCAGCGCCTATCCCGTCACCGGCACGGCGCCGGCCTGGGTCAACAGCCTCGGTATCCCCGCCGCCGATGTCGAACTTGCTTCATCCACCGAGATTGAATTTGAACGCAACCTCCGCGGCGTGATGGCGGTACAATACTGGCTTACGGAGGCTCAATGA
- a CDS encoding ribokinase, which yields MSDFLNHFSRLTVLVVGDVVLDEYVFGSAARMSREAPVPVLEFTGRRVIPGGAANPAANVAALGAHAAQVGVVGADAAGDELRAALQTLGIDVAGLLSDPARPTTVKQRIMAQMGLRFPQQLARIDRLSREPVSEAVTSALVDAAAAWTGRASAVLFSDYHNGMLTAPLVDAIRTRAAASGLLLTADAQGDFLKYADFGLVKCNADEAATFLRRALTSDADFAAAAVELRSTLRLTHAMVITRGPEGATVADAADRAERVPAAHVEDVFDTVGAGDTAIAVLTLAVAAGAPLSDAVRLANAASGIVVRRVGNYAPSLDELRREL from the coding sequence ATGAGCGATTTCCTCAACCACTTCTCGCGCCTGACCGTGCTGGTCGTTGGCGATGTCGTCCTCGACGAATATGTGTTCGGCTCGGCCGCCCGCATGAGCCGCGAAGCCCCTGTCCCCGTGCTTGAATTCACCGGGCGGCGGGTCATCCCCGGCGGCGCGGCCAATCCCGCGGCGAACGTTGCCGCGCTGGGCGCCCATGCCGCGCAGGTCGGCGTCGTCGGCGCCGATGCCGCGGGTGACGAGCTGCGGGCCGCTCTCCAGACCCTCGGCATTGACGTGGCCGGCCTGCTCTCCGATCCCGCCCGCCCGACCACCGTCAAGCAGCGCATTATGGCCCAGATGGGGCTGCGTTTCCCTCAACAGCTTGCCCGCATCGACCGCCTCTCCCGTGAGCCGGTCTCCGAGGCCGTGACCTCCGCGCTGGTCGATGCCGCCGCCGCCTGGACTGGCCGCGCGTCGGCCGTGCTGTTCTCGGATTATCACAACGGCATGCTGACCGCGCCGCTGGTTGACGCCATCCGGACGCGTGCCGCCGCCTCCGGCCTCCTGCTCACCGCCGACGCCCAGGGCGACTTCCTCAAATACGCGGACTTCGGCCTGGTCAAATGTAACGCCGACGAAGCCGCGACCTTCCTCCGCCGCGCCCTGACCTCCGACGCGGACTTTGCCGCCGCCGCCGTGGAGCTTCGCAGCACCCTGCGCCTTACGCACGCGATGGTCATCACCCGTGGGCCGGAAGGCGCCACCGTCGCCGATGCCGCGGATCGCGCCGAGCGTGTGCCTGCCGCCCATGTCGAAGACGTTTTCGATACGGTTGGGGCAGGGGATACCGCCATCGCGGTGCTGACCCTCGCCGTGGCTGCCGGCGCGCCGCTCTCTGACGCTGTTCGCCTCGCCAACGCCGCCAGCGGGATCGTCGTTCGCCGCGTCGGCAACTATGCCCCCTCGCTCGATGAATTGAGGCGCGAACTTTAG
- a CDS encoding glycosyltransferase produces MRIVHLIKTNGIAGAEGHLLILLPGLIARGYDVRVVFIAPSNGEGGDFAAALEALGVPVERVPIRGHGTPGLIWTLRGVLRGLRPDIAHIHLFHAEIYGIPAAWLARVPRIFVSRHNEDPRRARQPLKTLYRGLWALTTLGICISAAVRRTVEAEGAPSRKLRVVHYGLPPAASPDRAAARAHLLHLTGFPADSVLFGTVSRLIDIKGIDDAIRAVALLQSGPSKTRLIVVGDGPYRATLEDLALAAGVADLVAFIGWQPDALNIMAGLDVLLSPSHREGFGMSVVEAMSQSVPVIAARAGALPEIVADGETGLLVPPKSPDALAAAMRALAADPVRRHQLGEAAVRRVRESFSAETMLAATAALYEGLPPKSAL; encoded by the coding sequence GTGCGGATCGTCCACCTCATCAAGACCAATGGCATCGCCGGCGCAGAGGGCCATCTGCTCATCCTGCTGCCGGGTTTGATCGCGCGCGGCTATGACGTCCGCGTCGTCTTTATCGCCCCCTCCAATGGGGAAGGCGGGGACTTCGCGGCGGCGCTGGAAGCCCTCGGCGTGCCGGTCGAGCGCGTCCCGATTCGCGGGCATGGCACGCCCGGCCTGATCTGGACGCTGCGCGGCGTCCTGCGCGGCCTCCGTCCCGACATCGCCCATATCCACCTTTTCCACGCCGAGATTTACGGCATTCCCGCCGCCTGGCTCGCCCGCGTCCCCCGTATCTTCGTCAGCCGTCACAACGAAGACCCCCGCCGCGCTCGCCAGCCCCTCAAGACGCTCTACCGCGGCCTGTGGGCGCTCACCACTCTCGGCATCTGTATCTCCGCTGCGGTTCGCCGCACGGTCGAGGCCGAAGGCGCGCCGTCCCGCAAGCTGCGGGTCGTCCATTACGGCCTGCCTCCCGCCGCCTCGCCTGATCGCGCCGCCGCCCGTGCCCATCTCCTGCATCTGACCGGCTTCCCTGCCGACTCCGTCCTGTTCGGCACCGTCTCGCGCCTGATCGACATTAAAGGTATCGACGACGCCATCCGCGCCGTCGCGCTGCTTCAGTCCGGCCCATCCAAAACGAGGCTGATTGTCGTCGGTGACGGCCCCTATCGCGCCACGCTGGAAGACCTCGCCCTGGCCGCCGGTGTCGCCGACCTTGTCGCCTTTATCGGCTGGCAGCCGGATGCGTTGAACATTATGGCGGGTCTGGATGTGCTGCTCTCGCCCAGCCACCGCGAAGGCTTCGGTATGTCGGTCGTCGAAGCCATGAGCCAGTCCGTGCCGGTGATCGCAGCGCGGGCCGGCGCGCTGCCGGAGATCGTCGCGGACGGCGAAACGGGTTTGCTGGTGCCGCCCAAATCTCCCGATGCGCTCGCTGCCGCCATGCGCGCCCTGGCCGCCGACCCGGTCCGCCGCCATCAGCTTGGCGAGGCCGCCGTCCGCCGCGTCCGCGAGTCGTTCAGCGCTGAGACCATGCTCGCCGCCACCGCCGCGCTCTACGAGGGCCTACCCCCTAAATCCGCGCTTTGA
- a CDS encoding glycosyltransferase family 39 protein has protein sequence MRGWLQRDPAFTWRRALALIGVLAAAGVLRGLELQDNGIGHAYYGATVFSMMKSPANFWYAAAEPGGSISVDKPPLGLMLQAASAWIFGFNWISLALPQLAAGMLSIAALHALIGRRFGFWAGMTAALALATTPVAAMLDRTNMLDSTLALTQIAGVGFGLQAARSGRLRPLLWAMVWFGLGFNIKMLQAVFALPGVVIAYLLGAPVPGGTRIRRLALAGMVYAAVALGWAAGIALTPAEQRPWIGSTLSNSVSELIFDYNGLARISGVAGVPDMSGGLADFFREPLRVMTGGFFYGAGFVLPVALAGLAAIGATWRPRKRLAEPYLSALVWGTWLVAGVLVLSGARFIHSYYAIIYAVPAAALTGVVASQVLGQGGRQRAALWVALCGGVSAYALATATGDGYSPSWCAIPAAATVTAAGLLALKRTRAAVAAASAALFCGPLLFTGLTSVMPLDRTIPEPFGGVLTAERLAAHGEEGLDFNPEALKFLLANTAESAYLVAVPSAQLGAPYVLHSGRAVLYIGGFAGREAWIGVDGLRQMITGGRLRYVYLPVSLDIRRPELRAWATADCRLVAGVDLMPPEIRLVDGQRVYENIPPRGIDSLYDCAPAGN, from the coding sequence GTGAGGGGATGGCTCCAGCGCGATCCGGCGTTCACATGGCGGCGGGCGCTGGCGCTGATCGGCGTGCTGGCGGCGGCGGGCGTGCTGCGCGGGCTGGAGCTGCAGGACAACGGGATCGGTCACGCCTACTACGGGGCGACGGTCTTCTCGATGATGAAATCACCGGCCAATTTCTGGTATGCGGCGGCCGAACCGGGCGGCTCGATCAGCGTGGACAAACCGCCGCTGGGGCTGATGCTGCAGGCGGCGTCGGCGTGGATATTCGGCTTCAACTGGATCAGCCTGGCGCTGCCGCAGCTGGCGGCAGGAATGCTGTCGATCGCGGCGCTGCACGCGCTGATCGGGCGGCGATTTGGCTTCTGGGCGGGGATGACGGCGGCGCTGGCGCTGGCGACCACCCCGGTGGCGGCGATGCTCGACCGGACAAACATGCTCGACAGCACACTGGCGCTGACGCAAATCGCCGGGGTGGGGTTCGGGCTGCAGGCGGCCAGGAGCGGACGGCTTCGCCCGCTGTTGTGGGCGATGGTCTGGTTCGGGCTAGGCTTCAACATCAAGATGCTGCAGGCCGTGTTCGCGCTGCCGGGGGTGGTGATCGCGTATCTGCTGGGCGCGCCGGTGCCTGGCGGGACGCGGATCAGGCGGCTGGCGCTGGCCGGCATGGTGTATGCCGCCGTCGCGCTCGGGTGGGCGGCCGGCATCGCGCTGACGCCGGCAGAACAGCGGCCGTGGATCGGCAGCACACTCAGCAATTCGGTCAGCGAACTGATCTTCGACTATAACGGGCTGGCGCGGATCAGCGGAGTCGCGGGCGTCCCCGACATGAGCGGCGGACTCGCTGATTTCTTCCGTGAGCCACTGCGAGTGATGACAGGCGGGTTCTTCTACGGCGCGGGGTTCGTGCTGCCGGTGGCGCTGGCCGGACTGGCGGCGATCGGGGCGACGTGGCGGCCGCGCAAACGGCTGGCCGAGCCGTACCTCTCGGCGCTGGTGTGGGGTACCTGGCTGGTGGCCGGGGTACTGGTGTTGTCCGGCGCGCGCTTCATCCACAGCTATTACGCGATCATCTACGCGGTTCCGGCGGCGGCGCTGACGGGTGTGGTGGCGAGTCAGGTGCTGGGGCAAGGCGGACGGCAGAGGGCGGCGCTGTGGGTGGCGCTATGCGGCGGGGTGAGCGCCTACGCGCTGGCGACTGCCACCGGGGACGGCTACTCGCCGTCCTGGTGCGCGATCCCCGCCGCCGCAACCGTCACGGCGGCCGGGCTGCTGGCGCTGAAGCGGACCAGGGCGGCGGTCGCGGCGGCCAGTGCGGCGCTGTTCTGCGGGCCGCTGCTATTCACCGGCCTGACGAGCGTGATGCCGCTCGACCGCACGATCCCGGAGCCTTTCGGGGGCGTACTGACCGCCGAACGGCTGGCCGCTCACGGTGAAGAAGGCCTGGATTTCAATCCAGAGGCGCTGAAGTTCCTGCTGGCAAACACCGCGGAGAGCGCGTATCTGGTGGCAGTCCCCAGCGCGCAACTGGGCGCGCCCTACGTACTGCACAGCGGACGCGCCGTCCTGTATATTGGCGGATTCGCTGGCCGGGAGGCGTGGATCGGCGTGGACGGACTGCGCCAGATGATCACCGGCGGGCGGCTGCGCTATGTGTACCTCCCGGTCTCGCTGGACATCCGGCGGCCAGAACTGCGGGCGTGGGCGACCGCCGACTGCCGGCTGGTGGCCGGTGTCGACCTGATGCCACCGGAAATCCGGCTGGTGGATGGACAGCGAGTCTATGAGAACATTCCCCCGCGCGGTATCGACAGCCTGTACGACTGCGCGCCTGCAGGGAACTAA
- a CDS encoding thioesterase family protein, translating into MKPTLAPLEQITALRLMARETVPADYRDLNNHMNVRYYMAIFDEAGYPLYEMLGLTPDILGPLNGGGFDLEHHLSYLNEVLIGDEVAVYLRMLKRTAKRMHYLMFMVNITRGQVAAIFECVNSYADLSVRKTAPWPAATAARLDTLVAESDALEWPAPVCGVIAP; encoded by the coding sequence ATGAAACCGACACTCGCTCCGCTCGAACAAATTACCGCGCTGCGCCTGATGGCGCGCGAAACCGTGCCCGCGGATTACCGCGACCTGAACAATCACATGAACGTGCGCTATTACATGGCGATCTTCGACGAGGCCGGCTACCCGCTGTACGAGATGCTCGGGCTGACGCCGGACATCCTCGGGCCGCTGAACGGCGGGGGATTCGACCTCGAACACCATCTGAGCTACCTGAACGAAGTGCTGATCGGCGACGAGGTGGCGGTCTATCTGCGGATGCTGAAGCGGACGGCCAAGCGGATGCATTACCTGATGTTCATGGTCAACATTACGCGCGGGCAGGTGGCGGCGATCTTCGAGTGCGTGAACAGCTACGCGGACCTGAGCGTGCGGAAGACGGCGCCGTGGCCGGCAGCAACAGCGGCCCGGCTCGACACGCTGGTGGCGGAAAGCGATGCGCTGGAGTGGCCGGCGCCGGTTTGCGGGGTGATTGCCCCGTGA
- a CDS encoding pyridoxamine 5'-phosphate oxidase family protein — MAANAIQGYPQMPALTQQELEHFLCKPLIARLGTINEDGTIHLAPIFFRYENGEFTLGTQVVSRRVRNIMRNPNVTLLIDDTNPPYQAVMVYGQATLEYDQVVQKRTAIFEKYATPEEARARAEGLCDKWDSVVIRIRPDRIVSFDYAKASLL, encoded by the coding sequence ATGGCCGCCAATGCAATCCAGGGCTATCCGCAGATGCCCGCCCTCACACAGCAGGAACTGGAACACTTCCTCTGCAAGCCGCTCATTGCCCGCCTGGGAACCATCAATGAGGATGGCACCATCCATCTCGCACCCATCTTTTTCCGATACGAAAACGGCGAGTTCACCCTTGGGACACAGGTGGTCAGCCGCCGCGTCAGGAATATCATGCGGAACCCGAACGTCACCCTGCTCATCGATGATACAAATCCGCCTTATCAAGCGGTGATGGTCTATGGCCAGGCCACGCTGGAATACGATCAGGTCGTCCAAAAGCGGACGGCCATTTTTGAGAAATACGCCACGCCGGAGGAAGCCCGTGCGCGTGCGGAAGGCCTGTGCGATAAGTGGGACTCGGTGGTCATACGCATCCGGCCCGACCGCATCGTCTCATTCGACTACGCCAAGGCGTCGCTGCTCTGA